A single region of the Bacillota bacterium genome encodes:
- a CDS encoding DUF3368 domain-containing protein — translation MPTAVSNSSTPIHLSAIGRLDLLREFFEKVMIPPAVWNEVVEQGKGRPGAEDVRLACQEGWINLLAPNNRAMVSILRMQLDAGEAEAIALAAEHKADILLIDESEGREVARNLGLSVTGSIGILLRAYRSGKVSSLQQEMERLRSEAGFWISDALYQRIISLEETA, via the coding sequence ATGCCGACAGCGGTCAGTAACTCCTCGACCCCCATACACCTGTCAGCGATTGGCAGGTTGGACCTGCTGCGCGAGTTCTTCGAGAAGGTGATGATTCCCCCTGCTGTCTGGAACGAAGTGGTTGAGCAAGGGAAGGGACGCCCCGGTGCGGAGGATGTGCGACTCGCCTGCCAGGAAGGCTGGATAAACCTGCTCGCCCCTAACAATCGCGCGATGGTATCAATTTTACGGATGCAGCTGGACGCTGGCGAAGCGGAAGCCATTGCACTGGCCGCGGAGCACAAAGCGGATATACTCCTCATCGACGAGTCAGAGGGACGTGAGGTCGCAAGGAATCTGGGGCTGTCTGTGACTGGTAGCATTGGCATCCTTCTGAGGGCATACCGTAGCGGCAAGGTGAGTTCACTGCAGCAGGAGATGGAACGCCTGCGAAGCGAGGCAGGTTTCTGGATTAGCGATGCCCTGTACCAGCGAATCATCAGTCTCGAAGAAACGGCATAG
- a CDS encoding UPF0175 family protein: MSKILIEIPEEVYSAIRLPPDEVEAELRKELAIALYQRGVLSAGKACALAGLDRWSFEQILGRRRINRHYSQEDLLEDIAYADSGQ; encoded by the coding sequence ATGTCCAAGATACTTATTGAAATCCCAGAAGAGGTCTATTCAGCCATCCGTCTGCCGCCTGACGAGGTGGAGGCGGAACTGCGCAAAGAGCTGGCAATCGCTTTATATCAGCGCGGTGTGCTTTCGGCTGGCAAGGCATGTGCGCTTGCTGGCTTAGACCGATGGTCTTTCGAACAAATACTGGGCAGACGTCGGATAAACAGGCACTACTCTCAAGAAGACCTGCTGGAAGATATTGCCTATGCCGACAGCGGTCAGTAA
- the serS gene encoding serine--tRNA ligase, with product MLDIRLIREQPDFVKDGLQKVGADPAIIDEILQLDARRREILTQVESLRAERNAVSKEIPKIKDPEERNARIAQMRQVGDQIAQLEKELEEVEQTFTARMLEVPNLPHPSVPVGKDESENVVVKYEGDLPAFEFTPKPHWELGEQLGILDFERGIKISGSRFYILKKAGAALQRALITWMLDLHTREHGYTEVYPPYLVKSECLYGTGNLPKFGDNLYHDAEEDFWLIPTAEVPVTNLHREEILEKEQLPLYYVAYTACFRREKMSAGRDVRGIKRGHQFDKVELVKFVEPHTSDEELMKLIEDASDVCRRLNLPFRWVQMCTGDLSFVAAMKYDIEVWAAGCQEWLEVSSCSNFRDFQARRANIRYRPAPGARPEFVHTLNGSGLALPRLMIAVLENYQQTDGTILIPEVLRPYLHGATRIDVDGELT from the coding sequence ATGCTCGATATCCGTTTGATTCGGGAACAGCCTGACTTCGTGAAAGACGGTCTGCAGAAGGTGGGTGCAGACCCCGCCATCATCGACGAGATACTGCAGCTGGACGCTCGCCGACGGGAGATTCTCACTCAGGTGGAAAGCCTTCGGGCGGAGCGCAACGCCGTTTCCAAAGAAATCCCCAAAATCAAAGACCCCGAAGAGCGCAACGCCCGCATCGCGCAGATGCGACAGGTGGGCGACCAGATTGCGCAGCTCGAGAAGGAACTGGAAGAGGTAGAACAGACCTTCACCGCACGGATGCTGGAGGTGCCCAACCTGCCCCACCCCAGCGTGCCCGTTGGCAAAGACGAGAGCGAGAACGTGGTGGTGAAATACGAGGGTGACCTGCCAGCATTTGAGTTTACCCCCAAACCCCACTGGGAGCTGGGCGAGCAGCTGGGCATTCTGGATTTCGAGCGGGGGATTAAGATCAGCGGCTCGCGCTTCTACATCTTGAAGAAGGCAGGGGCGGCGCTGCAACGCGCGCTCATCACCTGGATGCTGGACCTGCACACCCGCGAGCACGGCTACACCGAAGTCTACCCGCCCTATCTTGTCAAGTCAGAATGCCTTTACGGCACAGGCAACCTGCCCAAGTTCGGAGACAACCTGTATCACGATGCGGAGGAGGACTTCTGGCTCATCCCGACCGCGGAGGTGCCCGTCACCAACCTGCACCGCGAAGAGATTCTGGAAAAGGAGCAGTTACCACTTTACTATGTCGCCTACACCGCCTGCTTCCGTCGCGAGAAGATGTCGGCAGGGCGCGACGTGCGCGGCATCAAGCGCGGACACCAGTTCGATAAGGTGGAGCTGGTCAAGTTCGTGGAGCCACACACCTCCGATGAAGAGCTGATGAAGCTGATTGAAGACGCTTCGGATGTGTGCCGACGGCTGAATCTGCCCTTCCGATGGGTGCAGATGTGTACGGGCGACCTCAGCTTCGTGGCGGCGATGAAGTACGACATCGAGGTATGGGCAGCGGGCTGCCAGGAGTGGCTGGAGGTGAGCTCCTGCTCCAACTTCCGCGACTTTCAGGCGCGCCGTGCCAACATCCGCTACCGCCCTGCCCCCGGCGCCAGACCCGAGTTTGTCCACACACTTAATGGTTCGGGGCTTGCCCTGCCCCGCCTGATGATTGCCGTGCTGGAGAACTACCAGCAGACGGACGGCACGATACTCATTCCCGAAGTGTTGCGTCCCTACCTGCACGGCGCAACCCGCATCGACGTCGATGGGGAGCTAACGTAA